A single window of Verrucomicrobiota bacterium DNA harbors:
- a CDS encoding SGNH/GDSL hydrolase family protein, whose amino-acid sequence MKHTYLWFVLVLFSGQLAFGAPATNLPAAKETDSRLQADGKGWRLDKAKITDAKRPRVLLIGDSILNGYFKAVASALDGKAYVDAWVNPYSQSTHLNQLLAEVLAQGPYDVVHFNMGLHGWQAGRIKEGTFEPLTKAYVEVIRAKLPRAKIIWASSTPVTVKGKPTELDPAINPIILDHNRMAAKVMQELQVPINDFYTLLATKLELARGDQFHWKSDAYQILAKTVTTSVLRALETP is encoded by the coding sequence ATGAAACACACATACTTATGGTTCGTTCTGGTCTTATTCAGTGGACAACTGGCCTTTGGCGCGCCAGCGACGAACCTGCCCGCTGCCAAGGAAACCGACTCGCGCCTGCAAGCCGATGGCAAAGGGTGGCGGCTGGATAAAGCCAAGATTACCGATGCCAAACGCCCGCGTGTCCTGTTGATCGGCGATTCCATTCTGAATGGCTACTTCAAGGCCGTCGCTTCCGCACTGGATGGCAAGGCGTACGTGGATGCCTGGGTCAATCCCTACTCGCAATCAACGCATTTGAACCAACTCCTGGCCGAAGTGCTTGCGCAAGGTCCGTACGACGTTGTGCATTTCAACATGGGCCTGCACGGATGGCAAGCAGGGCGCATTAAAGAGGGTACCTTCGAGCCGTTGACTAAGGCTTACGTGGAAGTCATCCGCGCCAAGCTGCCGCGCGCCAAAATCATCTGGGCCAGCAGTACGCCTGTCACGGTGAAAGGCAAACCCACCGAACTGGACCCGGCGATTAACCCCATCATCCTTGACCATAATCGCATGGCCGCGAAGGTCATGCAGGAGCTGCAGGTGCCAATCAATGATTTCTACACGTTGCTTGCAACAAAATTGGAATTGGCCCGCGGCGACCAATTTCATTGGAAGTCGGATGCTTACCAGATCCTCGCGAAAACCGTCACCACCTCTGTGCTGCGGGCGTTGGAGACGCCGTAA
- a CDS encoding sialidase family protein, whose protein sequence is MKHSLITFAILTGQLGSLLAADAQPSLLKSEFIYETAPFPSCHASTIVETSGGKLLAAWFGGQAEGKPDVGIWLSRLESGRWTAPVEVADGVQTPELRYPCWNPVLFQPKNAPLMLFYKVGPNPAAWWGMLRTSADDGQTWSAARRLPDGIFGPIKNKPVQLLNGDLLCPTSTEHAGWRVHFERSPDGGQTWTASAPVNDGKTIGAIQPSILFHPGGQLQAIGRTKQKSIFEIWSQDGGKTWGAMTLTALPNPNAGTDAVTLRDGRHLLVYNHTPKGRTPLNVAISRDGKDWQAALVLENEPGEYSYPAVIQASDGLVHTVYTWKRQRIRHAVIDLAKLAP, encoded by the coding sequence ATGAAACATTCCCTCATCACCTTTGCCATATTGACTGGGCAACTTGGCAGTTTGCTGGCGGCCGATGCCCAACCGAGCCTGCTGAAAAGCGAATTCATCTACGAAACCGCGCCGTTTCCCTCGTGCCACGCCTCCACGATTGTGGAAACCTCCGGCGGCAAACTCCTGGCCGCCTGGTTTGGCGGTCAGGCCGAGGGTAAACCCGACGTTGGTATCTGGCTATCCCGCTTGGAATCCGGGCGTTGGACCGCGCCCGTGGAAGTGGCCGACGGCGTGCAGACCCCAGAACTACGGTATCCCTGCTGGAATCCCGTGCTTTTCCAGCCGAAAAATGCCCCCTTGATGCTGTTCTACAAGGTTGGTCCCAACCCCGCCGCGTGGTGGGGGATGCTGCGCACCTCCGCCGATGATGGCCAGACCTGGAGCGCGGCGCGCCGTCTGCCCGACGGCATCTTTGGCCCGATCAAGAACAAGCCCGTGCAACTGCTCAATGGCGATCTCCTTTGCCCCACCAGCACCGAGCACGCCGGTTGGCGCGTCCACTTTGAGCGCAGCCCGGATGGCGGGCAAACCTGGACGGCCAGCGCACCCGTCAACGATGGCAAGACCATTGGTGCTATCCAACCGAGCATCCTGTTTCATCCCGGCGGCCAATTGCAGGCCATCGGGCGCACCAAACAGAAAAGCATCTTTGAGATTTGGTCCCAGGACGGCGGAAAGACCTGGGGGGCGATGACCTTGACGGCGCTGCCGAACCCGAATGCCGGTACCGACGCGGTCACTTTGCGCGATGGCCGGCATTTGCTGGTTTACAATCATACACCCAAGGGGCGCACACCGCTCAACGTGGCCATTTCCCGTGATGGCAAGGATTGGCAGGCCGCCTTGGTGCTGGAAAACGAACCGGGCGAATACTCCTATCCCGCCGTGATTCAAGCCAGCGATGGTTTGGTGCATACGGTTTATACGTGGAAGCGCCAACGCATCCGCCATGCCGTGATTGACCTGGCCAAGCTGGCACCATGA
- a CDS encoding MarR family transcriptional regulator, which yields MKRTCDKPRAAVTEAVFHSFLRSWGLLRQVQDPYFARFGISASQWGILRVLQRAELKGEMELSLKEVASRLFIQPPSVTGVVDRMERLGFVERKPSKTDLRVRHLSLTPHARTLMAKVLEGHAERIQSLMGGLEPHEQETMLGLLQRMEAHLQTLVSLPSANEMSNQEARREHSSRQRSSIHQERNLATK from the coding sequence ATGAAGCGAACGTGCGATAAGCCCAGAGCCGCGGTGACGGAAGCAGTCTTCCATTCATTTTTGCGGTCGTGGGGATTGCTGCGGCAGGTGCAGGACCCTTATTTTGCGCGGTTTGGCATCAGTGCGTCGCAGTGGGGTATCTTGCGGGTGCTGCAGCGGGCGGAACTGAAAGGCGAAATGGAATTGTCCTTGAAGGAGGTGGCTAGCCGTTTATTCATTCAGCCGCCCAGCGTGACTGGCGTTGTGGATCGGATGGAACGGCTGGGGTTTGTGGAACGCAAACCTTCCAAGACGGACTTGCGGGTACGCCATCTCAGCCTGACGCCGCATGCACGTACACTCATGGCCAAGGTGTTGGAAGGTCATGCGGAACGGATACAGTCACTGATGGGTGGCCTCGAACCACATGAACAGGAAACCATGCTTGGCCTGCTCCAACGGATGGAGGCACATCTGCAAACACTCGTTTCGTTACCGTCCGCTAATGAAATGTCAAACCAGGAGGCAAGGCGGGAACACAGTTCCCGGCAACGGTCATCTATCCACCAAGAACGAAACCTAGCAACGAAGTAA